Sequence from the Rutidosis leptorrhynchoides isolate AG116_Rl617_1_P2 chromosome 3, CSIRO_AGI_Rlap_v1, whole genome shotgun sequence genome:
TACTACATGTAAAAAAGCCACTTCTATTGTGTATAAATAGCTAGTTATTTCCATATGTTTTATCCACCAAATTAAGAGACATTAATCTATATCTAGCTCCTTAACGAAACTATTATCATAAATGACTCCTTTTACTTTTCTTCTGCTTTCTCATTGTTTCATTACCTTTGCCCATTCTTACTTCCCCATTATTGTCTGCCCAAAATGCGGCCGAATGGACGTTCCCTATCCACTTAGCACCAATCTCAACTGCGGCAACCCAAAATACAAACTTCATTGTAATGAAACTACCGGGCTTGAATTCATTTCAGCTGATGAAATTTACTATAAGATCATTAACATTGATCCAAAGGCTAATAGGCTCGTTATCCGCCCTCCATTTATATCGAAAGACACTTGCCAATCTTCGGATTTGCAAGTTGGTGGCTTTAAGTTAGACGATGATTCTGTGTTCAATATATCGTCTCGTAATACTGTTTTATTGTTAAATTGTTCTGATAATATTTTACTGTCACCTTTGAATTGTTCTTCTATTAGCATTTGTAGACAGTTTGAAGATAAAGAAGGTGCATGTGCTGGCTCACTTTGTTGCTCTTATTTGAAAGATGCATCAATGACTAATCATAGGATTAGAGTTAGAGTTGAAGGGTGCAGTGCTTATACATCTATGGTGAATATAAAGCCTGGAGCTTCTGTTGACACGTGGAATTTTGGTATTGAATTGCAGTGGTTGCCTCCTTTCTAAAAAAGAGGAAGCATTATATTATTGTACTCGTATTATGTAATTATGTAATTAGTGTAATGGATAGTGGATGTATCACTTGTGTGTCTTGTTTTGTACTATATCCAAATTAAGAATGATGTGTGTTTTATGTTTGCATAGAAATTACAAGTTGATGTATTATATTACCTCATTAATTGGTTGTCTTTTGCTTGTTTGAGAAAAACCATCACATGATTACTTATTGGTTGGTGTTCTGATATTCATATAGGAATTTCAAAGTTCAAATCTCAGTAACACAAAATTTTTCCCATGTTTTAGTATTCTAAacacaattttttttaattttttatgttTGAAAAGTGAGCAACATATATGTCTTATGTATTCTAGTTTTCTTGTGGCTATACGTATTTTATACTTAAGTATTAATTCCTTGTTGTGTACGTAGACATCATATCTTAATGGTTAGCCTTAAAATTCGACTAAAGATGTTATAAACAATTCCGATATTTCTTATTCATCTTTTCCACAATGAATCCGATTATATATTGAAAGGCCACTCAATTGTTTGTAGTCTACCCATATCCAAAACTAATTTTGTACGTCACCCAAATtcatatgttgatcaatatatgCAAAATTCGCATAAATAAATCATTTGGATAAAATGTAAATATACACAAATTTCTTAATTAACCCaaattctattatttattttttctATAATTTTATGAGTACTTATATTATTCACATTTTTACGATGATTTTTTACTACATTTAGTATGTGTGAAAAAGAATGCAAATTTAAGTGGTCTATAAAATTGTTTCTAAAGACAGATAACCTACATATATAAAATTGTATATTTATGTGGCCAATGTGTAATCCCTAAATTAAACATGTTAACAATCATGAcaactttatttatataaatatatttataaatatttgtCACTTATTGTAGAATAGTGTTATAAGCTATAAGGTCTTATTTGCAATTATTTAAGTTATTATAACTCCCACGTCTCTTTGACAACTTCTTGACCCCCTCACCTTCCATTTCTCCACGTTTCCGTCCCTTACAAACTACAATTTTTAAGTATCTATCTTCATTCATCGCTTCATTTTGCATGCGAAAACAACAATGAAAAAAGAATCCAACATTTACAAAAAATGGAGAGAAAAAGGCAAAATATTACGAGCAGTAATTCATGGTGCAATTGGCAACAACTATATCATTACACCAGAAGATAAGGTTCATAATAATAATGGAGATAATTCTAATAAGTCTAATGAAGGGGTTAAAGATGATCAAAAGCAGTCAACTGAGGTTTTTTGTAAAGTTGGTTTGTTGCCATCTTTGGTTAGGGTTCCAAGTAGAGGATTAAACGGGTTACGGAAGCTTGGTAGAGCGGTTTCTATGCGCAAACACGAAGAACAAGATGATGAAAGCGTTGAACTTTGCAAGAGGAGGATTATAATGGGAAAAAAGTGTCGACCATTGAATGTATCAGGTGCACTTCACTATGATAAGAATGGTGTTTTGGTACCGGAAGACTTTGTTTCTTCACTTTAATTAGAAAAAAGAAGTTTTTAGCATGTGAAATTTATATATCGATCGATCAATGTTATATTTTTGTGTGATATTTTGGTGGTTGTGAGTTCAAATCCCGGCATAATACATTATCTGTTTATTTAAATTTAGCGTCATTAGCTTTATTTTTTTTGTGAAACATCTGAACTTTTTATGAAAAAACGTCACCCCCCCTAGTAAGGCACTAGAGAGACGACCAAATTGGAAAGCTTACAATGGCTTAATTAGCCACAAGTTCTAACTATGATTACATTTACTTCTACTAACAATTCAATTGAAAGCAAAATTCCTAATGGAATCAAAAAGAACATCTTTCTTCATGCTCGGGGGACCAAAAAGAACACTATTTCGAAATTTTCATATGTGCCAAAGTAAAGAAGGGCACCGATAATCGGATAAAGTCTTTTCGTTGAAATCGATGGTACGTGAGCCACATCGAACCAAATTAGCCATTTTGCCCACTTTCGAAACCTCGGGATGTCTAAGTCGACCCATTTATCTTATTGTTTTATATTGCGTTATTAATTTTAAGCCGTGCTTTGAGTTTAAAACTATTTCTAATGCTATCAAAATCATGTTTTTAATTTAAATGAACATGGTATCAAACCGTTCCGAACAatactgctatattttttttttatcaaaaattaatacCGATATCTACTGGTATGTTTTTGATAAAAATAAGTACTACACCTATATGATACCAAATCAaataacaaaagaaaaaaaaaatcctaaagttataaattcaagcaTGTTTTATAAATCTTAAGGCCTATTAACGTTTCAATTATGATTCGAAATCTTAATAAAGTGTAAATTACGAGTACTATTTCAAACTATTAAATGCAGgctttatatatacataacataaacGTGGGTAATTGTAAAATTAAACAGAGTTGGAATTCATGGAATTGTAGAGCAAACAAATCAAACAGATACGAATAGATACAAAAGGTGCTTCAAACCTAGCTTAATGGTATTCGAGGAGCCTATCAACCAAAGATTTTAGGGGTCCAAGCTCCATCAGATAAAATTTTTGATGATGATCCTTTTCCAAGACTAATGGGCCGTAACAAGGCAAAAAAAAAGGTCCGATCAAACTACTCTACTGAGTCAAGTCGTACATGTCGGTCATCAAAAGCGGAAGAGGCATTGAAAGCTATTTCAAAGCATAAGGCGAAAAGAACAAAAGGTGTTAAACATGCGAAAAAACAAGATACTCTTCGAACCGCTTTTGCAGGTGCTAGTGTTTTGAGCGTCAATGCCAAGGAGATCGCGGACCCCGAACACAAAGAGTATATTGAAAAGCTTCAAATATTGTACCTCGATCAGTTCAAGCATTTGGtcgacaaaccaccacaacaaaccgatgaagcATCCGAAGACGACAACTAGTTTACTAGtttaatccttttttttttttttttttagtattttgtcatttttataattaaatattttttttttagtattttgtaattttttctattttattgaatattatattattacttttattaaataagtgtcttaattttttttttttttaataacagttCAGGATCATCCAGGGGGATTAAACCACTTACGCGTTTATCTCCCGCAGTTTCATAACTCGTCCTCAACTGCTGCCCTGGAGGAAATCCGACCCAATTCGAGGGCATTCAAGGGTAAAGGGGCAACGCAATGCGTAAGgcacccttgggtggaattcaagggtaaaagggcaaccttgtgtgcaatgttgcacctcACGGGAGTTAAACTCTCACGTACTCGCTAAGATAGGTAAACCTCTACCACATAAGCTACAACACAAAGTATTTGTGAACCCtacacaaaactgacatttttttttagaaaggcaaACACACACACCCATACACGAATATATACATGCCCACCCCGGGACTCGAACCCCAACCTATAGGTTGAAGGGTCACCTCGATACCGCTATGACAATGACCATTtggtacaaaactgacattttggattactattttttttatattataaaatgtaaaaaattaAAATTGATGAACCCTACACAAAATTGACATTTTAGATTACTGAGTGTTAGAAACTGACATTGTCCAATCACAAGCAGATTGACATTTTTTTATCAAAAaatgtcaaaagtgtataatatcACATAAACCATTAGAAATTGTCTAATGCTTATGTTTAGAAAAGTATTTTTAGTAGTTGGGTAGTCCATCAATAGTCGATTAATGAAAGTATTGGACCAATTCGAC
This genomic interval carries:
- the LOC139901721 gene encoding wall-associated receptor kinase-like 20 → MDVPYPLSTNLNCGNPKYKLHCNETTGLEFISADEIYYKIINIDPKANRLVIRPPFISKDTCQSSDLQVGGFKLDDDSVFNISSRNTVLLLNCSDNILLSPLNCSSISICRQFEDKEGACAGSLCCSYLKDASMTNHRIRVRVEGCSAYTSMVNIKPGASVDTWNFGIELQWLPPF